The proteins below are encoded in one region of Ostrinia nubilalis chromosome 3, ilOstNubi1.1, whole genome shotgun sequence:
- the LOC135088177 gene encoding mitochondrial assembly of ribosomal large subunit protein 1 — protein sequence MASKYEIINEDNSSVIQNTAEEIQSDNPYPILSDEFDGINLKRGVSGVFEIEDLVELLQRENSKDIFVANVPPAINYVEYICIVSGQSKRHVLALAEFVRRVYKKKCFESDPIPRIEGKESNEWMALDLGCIYDMY from the exons ATGGCTAGtaaatatgaaattataaaTGAAGATAATTCATCAGTGATCCAGAATACTGCCGAGGAAATACAGTCAGATAATCCTTACCCAATACTCAGTGATGAATTTGATGGAATTAATTTGAAAA GGGGTGTATCAGGAGTCTTTGAAATTGAAGATTTAGTAGAATTGTTGCAGAGAGAAAATTCAAAGGACATATTTGTAGCAAATGTACCACCGGCAATAAACTATGTTGAGTACATTTGTATAGTCAGTGGTCAAAGTAAACGACATGTTTTGGCACTTGCAGAGTTTGTAAGAAGAGTATATAAAAAGAAGTGCTTTGAAAGTGACCCTATACCAAGAATTGAGGGAAAAGAATCCAATGAGTGGATGGCTTTAGACTTAGGTTGTATTTACGATAtgtactaa
- the LOC135087960 gene encoding uncharacterized protein LOC135087960 has product MVVCELDQEVSGEVLGWKLPAWQTLLLHRVLPSCGGLLVYLTLMCFDFALVFEHFQNGNKVIGSFCLVLITCPALISLVFSLASAPPGLQTEEGAAFSVTISKKDLKWIARQLANCFFFPVTAIGRYCYLIFWWMEAVCAAYVDDKERTMEAILRARSSSPIELYLFLQAFLHAAPHAIVNLLDMIVRFSNAEYSKVAMQAVSVIVSCMRMSSTATMYRRFEREKLNGRKYPWNKNSKALITKDVNDEKTPIIEDNNKDPDPIYETIQKQSLEFNFSIPSGDERTKANSDLIQFSPRSTQQEIYYDDIYYDSDVSSDYLPPISPSSPQSNSDDEYVRPISIIDRVAPRRPTYTQSQYTIEKVEIIPPPIIPAPRPGSLAVWAEKMVENAESLPSWLSAPHRRKYNDEVIQEEPDIPRRVPRSRMRGLEPQDATAALVHYIGWYAFFVSRLLSIAVFIKSSIIASVMILFSHYQVMLLLLIVPQASTVRRGFYIFLAFVYLFCLMEFKIRFRHVRVWHVFWIIVCTIETVVFTGVWASLDRGIHDWWKDFIVKVILASMLLSYMCFLVYFVLLKPRETIVYINNKNKDKDVNV; this is encoded by the exons ATGGTAGTATGCGAGTTGGACCAAGAGGTATCGGGGGAGGTGTTGGGATGGAAGCTTCCGGCATGGCAGACCCTGCTGCTGCATCGAGTGCTGCCATCCTGTGGGGGACTTCTCGTGTACCTAACGTTGATGTGTTTCGACTTCGCGCTCGTTTTCGAACATTTTCAAAATGGCAATAAGGT AATCGGATCGTTTTGCCTCGTCCTCATCACCTGCCCAGCGCTCATCTCGTTGGTGTTCAGCCTGGCGTCCGCGCCGCCAGGGTTGCAGACTGAGGAGGGTGCAGCTTTCTCTGTCACGATCTCTAAGAAAGACCTGAAGTGGATCGCCAGGCAGTTGGCCAACTGCTTCTTTTTTCCTGTGACTGCGATAGGCAG GTACTGCTACTTAATCTTCTGGTGGATGGAAGCAGTATGCGCGGCGTACGTGGACGACAAAGAACGGACGATGGAGGCAATACTCAGAGCCAGGTCCTCCTCCCCGATTGAGCTGTATTTGTTCCTGCAGGCATTCCTGCATGCTGCCCCTCATGCGATCGTCAACCTTCTCGATATGATAGTACGGTTCTCCAATGCTGAGTACAGTAAAG TTGCAATGCAGGCGGTGAGCGTAATAGTTTCTTGTATGCGAATGTCGTCCACTGCCACGATGTACAGGAGATTTGAAAGAGAAAAATTAAACGGTCGTAAATATCCATGGAACAAAAATTCTAAGGCTTTAATTACCAAAGACGTAAATGATGAGAAGACCCCTATCATTGAAGATAACAACAAAGATCCTGATCCTATATACGAAACCATTCAGAAACAGTCATTGGAATTTAATTTTTCCATTCCGTCTGGCGATGAAAGAACAAAAGCAAACAGTGATTTGATACAATTCTCTCCTAGAAGCACACAACAGGAAATATATTACGATGATATTTACTATGATTCTGATGTGAGTTCAGATTATCTTCCTCCAATTTCACCGTCATCACCCCAGTCAAATAGTGATGATGAATACGTCCGGCCAATATCAATTATAGATAGAGTGGCACCTCGGCGACCAACGTACACTCAGTCGCAATATACGATAGAGAAAGTCGAAATAATCCCACCGCCGATTATACCAGCACCAAGGCCTGGTTCTTTAGCCGTATGGGCGGAGAAAATGGTAGAAAACGCGGAGTCTCTACCATCTTGGTTGTCAGCTCCACATCGAAGAAAATACAACGACGAAGTCATTCAAGAGGAACCAGATATTCCTCGTCGAGTCCCCAGAAGCAGAATGCGAGGCCTTGAGCCTCAAGATGCCACGGCTGCACTAGTGCACTATATAGGCTGGTACGCTTTCTTCGTATCTCGTTTGCTCTCTATAGCTGTGTTCATCAAATCTTCAATAATAGCATCAGTGATGATCTTGTTTTCACATTACCAGGTGATGTTACTGCTGTTAATAGTGCCTCAAGCAAGCACTGTGAGACGAGGGTTTTATATTTTCCTAGCTTTTGTTTACTTGTTTTGTTTGATGGAGTTTAAAATCCGTTTTCGCCACGTGAGAGTGTGGCATGTGTTCTGGATCATAGTGTGCACCATAGAGACTGTAGTGTTCACAGGTGTTTGGGCAAGCTTAGACAGAGGCATCCACGATTGGTGGAAGGATTTTATTGTCAAAGTGATACTAGCTAGCATGTTGTTAAGTTATATGTGCTTTCTTGTATACTTCGTACTGTTAAAACCGAGAGAGACTATTGTgtacataaataacaaaaataaagacAAAGATGTAAATGTTTAG
- the LOC135087959 gene encoding cyclin-Y-like protein 1 — protein MGNQNSCCCYRSPSPIRKDIVKLEDYLPEGEVSSNNIQHISEREPDDGDIDPSQDPIAGTIFMERSKASIENGMTRKRSQHQIADNKLKKSSSCSTIYLDDSTVSQPNLKNTVKCVALAIYYHIKHRTSERRLDIFDEKLHPLSKEGVSDDYDKYNPEHKQIYKFVRTLFNAAQLTAECAIITLVYLERLLICAELDIAPSNWKRIVLGAILLASKVWDDQAVWNVDYCQILKDITVEDMNELERQFLEMLQFNINVPSSVYAKYYFDLRTLAEANDLAFPSEPLSKERAQKLEAMSRVMEDKIAAEVVKNGIKKWSSLDNVNSGAGVRRSVAILS, from the coding sequence ATGGGTAACCAAAACAGTTGCTGTTGTTATCGAAGTCCATCGCCGATCAGGAAGGATATTGTCAAACTAGAGGATTACCTCCCGGAGGGAGAGGTTAGCTCTAACAATATCCAACACATCAGCGAAAGGGAACCTGATGATGGAGATATTGATCCATCTCAAGATCCCATAGCCGGGACTATATTCATGGAGCGCTCTAAAGCATCAATAGAAAACGGTATGACTAGAAAGCGTAGTCAACACCAAATTGCTGATAACAAGCTCAAGAAAAGCAGTTCCTGTTCTACTATATATTTAGATGATAGTACTGTGTCTCAGCCAAACTTGAAAAATACTGTAAAATGTGTTGCATTGGCAATTTATTATCACATTAAACATAGAACCTCCGAGCGCAGGTTAGACATATTTGACGAGAAACTTCATCCTCTCAGTAAAGAAGGGGTCAGTGATGACTATGATAAATATAACCCTGAACATAAGCAGATTTATAAATTTGTAAGAACTTTATTCAATGCTGCTCAGTTGACTGCAGAATGTGCTATTATCACTTTGGTGTATTTAGAGAGACTTCTTATTTGTGCTGAGCTGGATATTGCACCCTCAAACTGGAAGAGGATAGTTTTGGGTGCTATACTGCTTGCAAGCAAGGTGTGGGACGATCAAGCAGTTTGGAATGTTGACTACTGTCAAATCTTAAAAGATATCACTGTTGAAGACATGAATGAACTGGAAAGGCAGTTTTTAGAAATGTTACAATTCAATATTAATGTACCATCTAGTGTGTATGCTAAGTATTATTTCGATCTTCGCACACTTGCGGAAGCTAATGATCTGGCTTTCCCCAGTGAACCTTTGAGCAAAGAAAGGGCACAAAAGTTGGAGGCAATGTCTAGGGTCATGGAAGATAAAATCGCTGCAGAAGTAGTAAAGAATGGCATTAAGAAATGGTCAAGCTTGGATAATGTAAATTCAGGTGCTGGGGTGAGACGAAGTGTGGCCATATTGTCATAA